Proteins from a genomic interval of Chanos chanos chromosome 3, fChaCha1.1, whole genome shotgun sequence:
- the LOC115806367 gene encoding xaa-Pro aminopeptidase 2-like produces the protein MEEAAETASAREQTAGDRAEQYHPPTAVNTTQRLRELRDVMRRVNISAYIIPHTDAHLSEYISEMDARVAFISGFTGSSGTAVVTQSKAVLFTDSRYWIQATRQMYCIWDLVKSHSVQDISDWLRKEVSGGDRIGFSPFLFSFNTFKDYHNNLAPANLSLTPILDDLVEMDEIWRDRPSLSPEKLFRLPDEFIGRSWQSKVEEIRRQMRHDASKPTAVLLSALDETAWLFNLRGNDIPYSPLFFSYTLLSLDQIWLFVNISRVTNELKEYLNSSCTSSQCVQLFEYDSVGSKLPEYFNRTGVKVLVSTKYINKALYDLIPEGKLLTTDYSPVMKTKAVKNPREQEALRITHVKDAVAVIQLLVWLEKNVPKGTVTELTAANYIDQCRRQQEHNRGPSFKTTSASGPNSALPHYKPSNRTARTLTVNEIYFIDSGGQYLSGTTDITRTVHWGEPTQSQKKAYTQVLMAIINISRNNFSAGTNGKILTKAQEEQGPHAGRAGRGQHGTGTIRVVDLRVERQPCSDTPPTQTEENGLGVAMDKEARKYLRYQHGTGHGLGNYLVVHEAPVGFGSDNIPFQEGMFISIEPGYYKENDFGLRIEDIAVIVPTKNGSNNCLTFDIVTMVPYDRNLINESLLSTEQIEWLNKRYKKIRELIGPELKNRKDLKEEYQWMKNHTEPFHVDNVVRKEDRAFDSEFMDKLSNLFYAGDVLLRLENGDTVGPGSQRSKRYDVK, from the exons atggaggaggCGGCAGAAACAGCGAGCGCGAGGGAGCAGACGGCTGGAGATCGGGCAGAGCAG TACCATCCTCCCACAGCTGTGAACACCACTCAGAGACTCCGTGAACTGAGAGATGTCATGAGACGCGTCAACATCAGCGCTTACATCATTCCTCACACCGATGCTCACCTG AGTGAGTACATCTCCGAAATGGATGCCAGGGTAGCCTTTATTTCTGGCTTCACGGGCTCctcag gCACTGCAGTTGTCACTCAGAGCAAAGCAGTCCTGTTTACAGACAGTAGGTACTGGATTCAGGCAACACGCCAAATGTACTGTATCTGGGACTTGGTAAAAAGCC ATTCCGTTCAGGACATAAGCGATTGGCTGAGAAAAGAGGTCTCTGGGGGGGATCGGATTGGCTTCagtccctttcttttctctttta ACACGTTCAAGGACTACCACAATAACCTGGCTCCAGCAAACCTGTCACTGACGCCCATCCTCGACGACCTGGTGGAGATGGATGAAATATGGAGGGAtcgtccgtctctctctccggAGAAGCTCTTTCGTTTGCCTGATGAATTCATCG GTCGATCCTGGCAGTCAAAGGTTGAAGAGATACGACGTCAAATGAGACACGATGCCAGCAAACCCACAGCAGTTTTGCTCTCTGCACTGGATGAAACTGCAT GGCTGTTTAATCTGCGTGGTAATGACATCCCTTACAGCCCATTATTCTTCTCCTACACTCTGCTGTCACTGGACCAGATCTG GCTCTTTGTGAACATTTCCAGGGTAACAAATGAGTTGAAGGAGTATTTGAATTCATCCTGTACATCTTCACAATGTGTGCAATTATTTGAGTACGACAGCGTTGGCTCCAAACTGCCTGAGTATTTCAACAGAACAGGTGTGAAGGTGCTGGTCAGCACAAAATACATCAATAAGGCCTTGTATGACCTTATTCCCGAG gGCAAATTACTGACCACTGATTATTCTCCAGTGATGAAAACTAAAGCAGTAAAGAACCCGAGAGAGCAGGAGGCCCTCAGAATTACTCAT GTGAAGGATGCGGTTGCGGTCATTCAGCTCTTGGTGTGGCTGGAGAAGAACGTCCCTAAGGGAACAGTAACTGAACTTACTGCAGCGAATTATATCGACCAGTGTCGCCG TCAACAGGAGCACAACAGAGGGCCCAGTTTTAAAACCACCTCTGCAAGTGGACCCAACTCTGCCCTCCCCCACTACAA GCCGTCAAACAGGACCGCAAGGACACTGACAGTGAATGAGATCTATTTTATTGACTCAGGTGGTCAATATCT cAGTGGGACAACTGATATCACTCGTACTGTTCACTGGGGAGAACCAACTCAATCTCAGAAG AAGGCCTACACTCAAGTGCTCATGGCAATCATCAACATTTCCAGAAACAACTTTTCTGCAGGCACAAATGGTAAGATTTTGACCA aggcgcaggaggagcaggggccACACGCGGGGCGAGCAGGCCGGGGACAGCACGGCACGGGGACAATCAGAGTGGTCGACCTAAGGGTGGAGCGACAACCATGTAGcgacacaccacccacacagaCGGAGGAGAATGGGTTAG GTGTGGCCATGGACAAAGAGGCTCGCAAGTATCTTAGGTACCAGCATGGTACAGGACATGGACTGGGAAATTATTTAGTCGTCCATGAAG CGCCAGTCGGCTTTGGGAGCGACAACATCCCTTTTCAGGAAGGCATGTTCATCTCTATTG AGCCTGGATACTACAAGGAAAATGACTTTGGACTTAGGATTGAGGACATCGCTGTCATTGTTCCAACGAAG AATGGTAGCAACAATTGCTTGACTTTCGACATTGTGACAATGGTTCCATATGACAGGAATTTGATTAATGAAAGCCTTTTAAGCACAGAACAG aTTGAGTGGCTGAATAAGCGCTATAAGAAGATTCGGGAACTGATCGGCCCAGAgctaaaaaacagaaaggaccTGAAGGAAGAGTACCAGTGGATGAAGAACCACACAGAGCCATTTCATGTG